The following are encoded together in the Mycolicibacterium arabiense genome:
- the lipL gene encoding esterase/beta-lactamase LipL has protein sequence MTPATLRERSEALPHGVQGAADPNFACAVRAFATLFPHPRLGGGALAIYLDGEPVVDVWTGWADRRGRRHWVADTGAMVFSATKGAAATVIHRLADRGLIDYDAPVAEYWSAFGANGKSRVTVREMLRHRAGLSHLNRATSVDMMDHVLMEERMAAAPMGVLRGRPAYHAITFGWLVSGLARAVTGRGMRDLFRTELAEPLDTDGIHLGRPPLSAPTQPARIIGPQSRLQNPIFNLVAPRIAALPIAGGFGSLYFPGMKATVQRDIPLLDAELPAANGVATARGLARMYGAIANGGTVGGTRFLSQELTASLTGRRSLHPDGTLLMPMSFHLGYHGLPLGGIMPGFGHVGLGGSLGWADPSSGLAFGFVHNRLLTPMVVGDQAGFVATAALIRRGVANARKHGHTPIGHFGSSFDGLAEDAV, from the coding sequence GTGACCCCAGCAACACTTCGGGAGCGCAGCGAGGCGCTTCCGCACGGCGTTCAGGGCGCGGCGGACCCCAACTTCGCCTGTGCCGTGCGCGCGTTCGCGACGCTGTTCCCGCATCCCCGTCTCGGCGGCGGCGCGCTGGCCATCTACCTCGACGGCGAACCCGTCGTCGACGTGTGGACGGGCTGGGCCGATCGGCGCGGCAGGCGACACTGGGTTGCCGACACCGGTGCCATGGTGTTCTCGGCGACCAAGGGTGCGGCCGCGACGGTGATCCACCGGTTGGCCGACCGCGGTCTGATCGACTACGACGCCCCGGTCGCCGAGTACTGGTCCGCGTTCGGCGCGAACGGCAAGTCACGCGTCACGGTGCGGGAGATGCTGCGGCACCGTGCCGGCCTGTCCCACCTCAACCGCGCCACGTCGGTGGACATGATGGACCACGTGCTCATGGAGGAGCGCATGGCAGCGGCTCCGATGGGCGTGCTGCGGGGTCGACCGGCCTATCACGCGATCACTTTCGGCTGGCTGGTGTCGGGTCTCGCCCGAGCCGTCACCGGACGCGGCATGCGCGACCTGTTCCGCACCGAACTCGCCGAACCGCTCGACACCGACGGCATCCACCTCGGACGCCCACCGCTGAGCGCGCCCACCCAGCCTGCCCGCATCATCGGACCGCAGAGCCGGTTGCAGAACCCCATCTTCAACCTGGTCGCACCGCGCATCGCGGCGCTCCCGATCGCCGGTGGTTTCGGGTCGCTCTACTTCCCGGGCATGAAGGCGACCGTCCAGCGCGACATCCCGCTGCTCGACGCCGAGCTGCCTGCCGCCAACGGCGTGGCCACGGCACGCGGTCTCGCCCGGATGTACGGCGCCATCGCGAACGGTGGCACGGTGGGAGGGACGCGGTTCCTGTCCCAGGAGCTGACGGCGAGCCTCACCGGACGTCGTAGCCTGCACCCCGACGGCACCCTGCTCATGCCGATGTCGTTCCATCTCGGGTACCACGGGCTGCCGCTGGGCGGCATCATGCCGGGCTTCGGACACGTGGGTCTCGGCGGATCGCTGGGCTGGGCGGACCCGAGCAGCGGCCTGGCGTTCGGTTTCGTGCACAACCGCCTGCTAACTCCGATGGTCGTCGGGGACCAGGCGGGCTTCGTGGCGACCGCTGCACTGATTCGACGTGGGGTGGCCAATGCCCGCAAGCATGGACACACCCCGATCGGCCATTTTGGATCGTCGTTCGACGGCCTCGCGGAGGATGCCGTCTGA
- the meaB gene encoding methylmalonyl Co-A mutase-associated GTPase MeaB — protein MTDGVEDLAKAVRGGDRSALARAITLVESTRSDHRDRAQALLLELMPEAGSGHHVGITGVPGVGKSTTIEALGMHLIERGHRVAVVAVDPSSTRTGGSILGDKTRMARLAVHPDAYIRPSPTSGTLGGVARATRETIVLLEAAGYDVILVETVGVGQSEVTVSNMVDSFVFLTLARTGDQLQGIKKGVLELADVVVVNKADGPHEVEAKAAARELAGAIRLIYPRETLWRPPVLTMSALTGDGLAKLWETVLEHRRVLTDAGEFESRRRTQQVEWTWSMVRDTVLDRVLSHPGVKAIRADVERQVREGELTPALAAQAILDASAD, from the coding sequence ATGACCGACGGCGTGGAGGACCTCGCCAAGGCCGTGCGCGGCGGCGACCGTTCCGCATTGGCGCGTGCCATCACCCTGGTCGAGTCGACCCGGTCCGATCACAGGGATCGGGCGCAGGCACTGCTGCTGGAGTTGATGCCCGAGGCGGGCAGCGGCCACCACGTGGGGATCACCGGCGTACCGGGAGTCGGGAAGTCGACGACGATCGAGGCGCTGGGCATGCACCTCATCGAACGGGGGCACCGCGTGGCGGTGGTCGCGGTGGATCCGTCGTCGACGCGAACCGGCGGTTCGATACTGGGTGACAAGACCCGAATGGCGCGCCTGGCAGTGCATCCCGACGCCTACATCCGGCCGTCCCCGACGTCGGGGACGCTCGGCGGGGTGGCCAGGGCCACCCGCGAGACGATCGTGCTGCTCGAAGCGGCCGGCTACGACGTGATCCTCGTCGAGACCGTGGGCGTCGGTCAGTCCGAGGTGACCGTGTCCAACATGGTCGACTCGTTCGTGTTCCTGACCCTGGCGCGCACCGGTGATCAGCTCCAAGGCATCAAGAAGGGCGTGCTCGAACTCGCCGACGTGGTGGTGGTCAACAAGGCCGACGGCCCGCACGAGGTCGAGGCCAAGGCGGCCGCCAGGGAACTCGCCGGCGCAATCCGCCTGATCTACCCACGCGAAACCCTCTGGCGGCCACCGGTGTTGACGATGAGTGCGCTGACCGGCGATGGTCTGGCGAAGTTGTGGGAGACCGTCCTCGAGCACCGGCGGGTACTGACCGATGCCGGTGAGTTCGAGTCGAGGCGCCGCACCCAGCAGGTCGAGTGGACGTGGTCGATGGTGCGCGACACCGTGCTCGACCGCGTGCTGTCCCATCCGGGGGTCAAGGCCATCCGGGCGGACGTCGAGCGGCAGGTGCGCGAGGGAGAACTCACGCCCGCGCTCGCCGCGCAGGCGATCCTCGACGCGTCCGCCGACTAG